A genomic stretch from Ureibacillus composti includes:
- the cobM gene encoding precorrin-4 C(11)-methyltransferase gives MKKIWIIGAGPGDPDLITVKGLKLMQQADVVMYTDSLVNEELIAMAKPGAEIVRTAGMHLQEMVDCMVGYINDGKMVVRMHTGDPAMYGATMEQVALLKEHGIGYEVIPGVSSVFASAAAVGAELTIPDLTQTLILTRAEGRTPVPDREKLRSLASHHCTIALFLSATLTKKIVKELQEAGWADDTPVAVIQRASWPDQKIVRTTLIELDEAMRVNGIRKHAMILAGWALDPNIHEKDYRSKLYDATFTHGFRKGVKVND, from the coding sequence ATGAAAAAAATATGGATTATTGGTGCAGGTCCTGGTGACCCAGATTTAATCACAGTAAAAGGCTTAAAGCTAATGCAACAAGCAGACGTAGTAATGTATACAGATTCACTTGTGAACGAAGAGTTAATCGCCATGGCGAAACCAGGAGCAGAAATTGTTCGTACAGCAGGCATGCATCTACAGGAAATGGTAGATTGTATGGTCGGATACATAAATGATGGGAAAATGGTTGTGCGTATGCATACAGGTGACCCTGCAATGTATGGGGCAACAATGGAACAAGTCGCACTATTAAAAGAACACGGCATTGGATACGAGGTAATACCAGGCGTAAGTTCGGTGTTTGCTTCAGCTGCAGCTGTTGGAGCCGAATTAACGATTCCTGATTTAACACAAACACTTATTTTAACTCGTGCAGAAGGCCGTACGCCGGTACCAGATCGTGAAAAATTGCGTTCACTAGCTAGTCATCATTGCACAATCGCGCTATTCCTGAGTGCGACATTAACGAAAAAAATCGTGAAAGAATTACAAGAGGCAGGTTGGGCAGATGATACACCAGTAGCGGTTATTCAAAGAGCTTCTTGGCCAGATCAAAAAATCGTCCGGACAACGTTAATTGAATTAGACGAGGCAATGCGTGTGAATGGGATTCGTAAACATGCCATGATTTTAGCAGGTTGGGCATTAGATCCAAACATACATGAAAAAGATTACCGTTCAAAACTATATGACGCGACATTCACTCATGGCTTCCGAAAAGGTGTGAAAGTGAATGATTGA
- the cobI gene encoding precorrin-2 C(20)-methyltransferase → MHNLGKLYGLGVGPGDPELITVKAFRMLKECPVIAYPKKLRGSKSYAHRIIDVYIQPEEKEMLGLVFPMTKDEETLEREWSKSVGLIYASLVEGKDVAFVTEGDPMLYSTFIHLMKLMQEKHPEVEIETVPGISSFNGSANRLGIPLADGDDHVAMIPAQDNYELMKKAIEDHDAVVFIKVAKVLDMMLELLKEMDLYEKAVVVTKVTSDEEIIWTLDELEGLELNYLSLMVVRK, encoded by the coding sequence ATGCATAATTTAGGGAAATTGTATGGATTAGGCGTTGGCCCTGGAGATCCAGAATTAATTACAGTAAAAGCGTTCCGGATGTTAAAAGAATGTCCAGTAATCGCGTATCCAAAGAAACTACGTGGAAGCAAAAGCTATGCTCATCGTATTATTGACGTATACATTCAGCCAGAAGAAAAAGAAATGCTTGGGTTAGTTTTTCCGATGACCAAGGACGAAGAAACACTTGAAAGAGAATGGTCGAAGTCAGTAGGCCTAATTTATGCTTCGTTAGTAGAGGGAAAGGATGTCGCATTTGTTACAGAAGGGGACCCAATGCTATACAGTACCTTCATTCATTTAATGAAGCTAATGCAGGAAAAACATCCGGAAGTTGAGATTGAGACTGTTCCTGGTATTTCATCGTTCAATGGTTCGGCAAACCGATTAGGGATTCCGTTAGCCGATGGAGATGACCATGTCGCCATGATTCCAGCTCAAGATAATTACGAATTAATGAAAAAGGCGATAGAAGATCATGATGCGGTCGTATTCATTAAAGTGGCGAAAGTATTAGATATGATGCTTGAGCTATTGAAGGAAATGGATTTATATGAAAAAGCAGTTGTCGTAACAAAAGTGACTTCTGATGAAGAAATCATTTGGACGCTAGATGAGTTAGAAGGCCTCGAATTAAATTATTTATCGTTAATGGTGGTGCGTAAATAA
- the cbiE gene encoding precorrin-6y C5,15-methyltransferase (decarboxylating) subunit CbiE — protein sequence MKMIGIGDNGSLGLLPQYIEWIEQSEVLVGGERQLSFFPNYKGEKIVVKGGLSKLVEQLRCEQRKTVILASGDPLFYGIGSYLSKKIPLEIYPYASSIQLAFSRLKESWNDAYIISLHGRPIKGLAQKIDGRKKVAILTDDENSPITIANYLKRFGMTEYEMFIAENLEGENERCRLMTLDEVIGNTFSSLNVVILRQTASGPIYPLGIEDEEFSQRKPDKGLITKKEIRVLSLQAMKIEPTSIVWDIGTCTGSMAIEAGKLAKEGAVFAIEKNEGDLANCLQNQLKFRVDLTAVHGKAPDRLDEFPDPNAIFIGGSGGEMQQLLTTCIERLQPNGRLVMNIATIENLYEAVQCLKELQCEVSILQAQISRSKPILHMTRFEPLNPIFIITASKKGIEHA from the coding sequence ATGAAGATGATTGGGATCGGGGATAACGGTTCTTTAGGGTTATTACCCCAATACATTGAATGGATTGAACAGAGTGAAGTGTTAGTCGGAGGAGAGCGACAACTATCATTTTTCCCTAATTATAAAGGTGAAAAGATTGTAGTTAAAGGTGGCCTATCAAAACTAGTAGAGCAACTAAGATGTGAGCAACGCAAGACGGTTATTTTAGCATCTGGGGATCCACTTTTTTATGGTATAGGAAGCTACTTATCTAAAAAAATACCATTAGAAATCTATCCATATGCAAGTTCAATTCAATTAGCTTTTTCAAGATTAAAAGAATCTTGGAATGATGCTTACATCATCAGCTTACATGGGCGTCCGATAAAGGGATTAGCTCAAAAAATTGATGGTCGTAAAAAGGTTGCAATCTTAACGGACGATGAAAACTCACCAATCACCATTGCAAACTATTTAAAGCGATTCGGTATGACTGAATACGAAATGTTTATTGCTGAAAATTTGGAAGGCGAAAATGAACGATGCCGCTTAATGACATTAGATGAAGTAATCGGAAATACATTTTCTTCATTAAATGTTGTTATTTTACGTCAAACAGCAAGTGGACCAATTTATCCTTTAGGGATTGAAGATGAGGAGTTTTCACAACGAAAACCGGATAAAGGGCTGATCACAAAGAAAGAAATTCGCGTTTTAAGTTTGCAGGCAATGAAGATCGAACCAACAAGTATTGTTTGGGATATCGGAACATGTACTGGTTCCATGGCCATTGAAGCAGGGAAGTTGGCAAAAGAGGGAGCGGTTTTTGCTATTGAAAAAAATGAAGGTGATTTAGCGAACTGTTTACAGAATCAGCTTAAATTCCGGGTGGATCTAACAGCGGTTCATGGAAAAGCGCCAGACCGTTTAGATGAATTCCCAGACCCTAATGCCATTTTTATTGGGGGTTCAGGGGGTGAAATGCAGCAACTGCTAACGACTTGTATTGAAAGATTGCAACCAAACGGCCGTTTAGTTATGAACATTGCGACAATAGAGAATTTATATGAAGCAGTTCAATGTTTAAAAGAATTACAATGCGAAGTGTCAATCTTACAAGCTCAAATCTCACGAAGTAAACCCATTTTACATATGACAAGATTTGAACCTTTAAACCCAATCTTTATTATTACGGCAAGTAAGAAAGGAATCGAACATGCATAA
- a CDS encoding cobalt-precorrin-5B (C(1))-methyltransferase, whose protein sequence is MNVQKKSNKKDPKEMRHGYTTGACATAMTKASLLTLITNEVQEQVTIFLPAGQFATFDVAETVTSEGMVSCTTIKDAGDDPDVTHLARIVSSVRFVDKPGIHLDGGVGVGRVTKPGLPVPVGEAAINPVPRKMLLAVVQEIIESYQVDKGIEVIISVPDGVELAKKTLNGRLGIIGGISILGTRGIVVPFSSSAYMASIVQAISVAKEAGCDHLVLTTGGRSEKFAMKQYPDLQEEAFIEMGDFVGFTLKHIKKKEIPYVSLVGMMGKFSKLAQGNMMLHSKSAPIDFGFLANVAKRAGASEEVQQQVEQANTASQVGELMKELGFTAFFDYLCRYCSYHAIAHVNGGISVSTAFYTMGGDCLGKVDHIDTIDEDDWDRG, encoded by the coding sequence ATGAACGTGCAAAAGAAATCAAATAAGAAAGATCCTAAAGAAATGCGTCATGGCTATACGACGGGTGCCTGTGCGACGGCCATGACAAAAGCTTCTTTACTGACTCTTATTACAAATGAAGTACAAGAACAAGTGACTATTTTTTTACCCGCAGGCCAGTTTGCCACATTTGACGTAGCTGAAACTGTTACTTCAGAAGGAATGGTTAGCTGTACAACAATTAAAGATGCTGGCGATGACCCTGATGTTACCCATTTAGCTCGAATTGTGAGTTCTGTAAGATTTGTAGACAAGCCAGGAATACATCTTGATGGGGGAGTAGGGGTTGGTCGTGTAACAAAGCCCGGCTTACCCGTTCCAGTAGGTGAAGCAGCAATTAACCCAGTTCCAAGGAAAATGCTTTTAGCAGTCGTTCAAGAAATTATTGAGTCGTATCAAGTTGATAAAGGTATTGAAGTCATCATTTCTGTTCCGGATGGTGTAGAGCTTGCTAAAAAAACGCTAAATGGACGACTTGGTATTATTGGTGGCATTAGCATACTTGGAACGCGCGGCATTGTAGTGCCATTTTCAAGTTCAGCCTATATGGCGAGTATCGTTCAAGCGATTAGTGTAGCGAAAGAAGCAGGTTGTGATCACTTAGTTTTAACGACTGGCGGTAGAAGTGAAAAATTTGCCATGAAACAATATCCGGACCTACAAGAGGAAGCATTTATTGAAATGGGTGATTTTGTTGGATTCACCTTAAAGCATATTAAGAAAAAAGAAATTCCCTATGTATCACTTGTCGGTATGATGGGGAAATTTTCAAAGCTTGCCCAAGGAAACATGATGCTTCACTCAAAAAGTGCACCTATTGATTTTGGTTTTTTGGCAAATGTGGCTAAACGTGCCGGTGCATCTGAAGAAGTACAACAACAAGTTGAACAAGCAAATACGGCTTCTCAAGTTGGGGAGTTAATGAAAGAACTAGGATTTACGGCATTTTTTGATTATTTATGCCGCTATTGTAGTTACCATGCAATCGCTCACGTAAATGGAGGAATTTCTGTCTCTACAGCATTTTATACGATGGGTGGGGATTGCTTAGGGAAGGTGGATCATATTGACACAATTGATGAAGATGATTGGGATCGGGGATAA
- a CDS encoding precorrin-8X methylmutase, whose product MANTNFNTDFAPLTVDPDKIYDYSFSIIDEEMGEHSFTEDQWKVVRRIIHASADFELGRSVVMTPDAIEAGIQAILKGRHVIADVQMIQSGSGQKRFQKHGGDLHCYIADPDVSVEAKSLGTTRAIISMQKAVRLHEGGIYAIGNAPTALLELIRLIKEGIAKPDLIIGMPVGFVSAAESKEELAKLEGIPYITNIGRKGGSTVTVAALNAISILADERAKEIK is encoded by the coding sequence ATGGCTAATACAAATTTCAATACAGATTTCGCACCGCTAACAGTAGATCCAGACAAAATTTATGATTATAGTTTTTCAATTATCGATGAAGAAATGGGTGAACATTCGTTTACTGAGGATCAATGGAAAGTTGTTCGCCGTATCATTCACGCTTCTGCGGATTTTGAATTAGGTCGTAGTGTAGTCATGACACCAGATGCAATTGAAGCCGGCATTCAAGCCATTTTAAAAGGTCGTCATGTCATTGCAGATGTGCAAATGATTCAAAGTGGTTCAGGTCAAAAACGATTCCAAAAACATGGTGGAGATTTACATTGTTATATCGCAGATCCAGATGTATCAGTTGAAGCAAAATCATTAGGGACAACTCGTGCGATTATCTCCATGCAAAAAGCAGTACGTCTGCATGAAGGTGGGATTTACGCAATTGGAAATGCACCGACAGCGTTATTAGAATTAATTCGTCTAATTAAAGAAGGAATTGCAAAACCAGATTTAATCATCGGAATGCCCGTTGGATTTGTTTCAGCTGCAGAGTCAAAAGAAGAGTTAGCAAAGCTTGAAGGAATACCATATATTACAAATATCGGACGAAAAGGCGGTAGTACTGTAACCGTTGCAGCATTAAATGCCATTTCGATTTTAGCTGATGAACGTGCAAAAGAAATCAAATAA
- the cobK gene encoding precorrin-6A reductase, with protein sequence MILFLAGTSDARELAVFLQQKGYDLLATVVTQSAADSLQQEGIRHRIGRLNHEQMKQLATEVGANMIVDASHPFAEEASKTAIESARTLGIPYLRFERKDSVFNHPLITEVETYEQAALEAQKRGGTIMLTTGSKTLATFTKHLLNKEIKLIARMLPNVENMEKCSELGIPQKNIIAIQGPFSKELNSALYKQYGVTLMITKESGQVGSMDEKIESAIDQQIEVIMIKRPGIDYGKKYSTKEEILTQLQGELIHG encoded by the coding sequence ATGATACTTTTTTTAGCTGGTACAAGTGATGCAAGAGAACTCGCCGTTTTTTTACAGCAAAAGGGCTACGACTTACTAGCGACAGTTGTTACTCAATCTGCTGCAGACAGCTTACAACAGGAAGGAATCCGGCATCGAATCGGGAGATTGAACCACGAACAAATGAAACAGTTAGCAACGGAAGTTGGTGCAAATATGATTGTAGATGCATCACATCCTTTTGCTGAAGAAGCTTCTAAAACGGCCATTGAATCAGCGAGAACATTGGGCATTCCGTATCTAAGATTTGAAAGAAAAGATAGTGTATTTAATCATCCCCTAATCACGGAAGTCGAAACATATGAACAAGCTGCACTTGAAGCCCAAAAACGTGGTGGCACGATTATGTTAACAACAGGCAGCAAAACGTTAGCAACGTTTACGAAGCATTTACTCAATAAGGAGATTAAGCTAATTGCACGGATGTTACCAAATGTTGAAAACATGGAAAAATGTTCGGAATTAGGTATTCCACAAAAAAATATTATCGCAATTCAAGGACCATTCTCGAAAGAATTAAACAGTGCTCTATATAAGCAATACGGGGTGACATTAATGATTACAAAAGAGAGCGGTCAAGTTGGTTCAATGGATGAAAAAATTGAGTCAGCAATCGACCAGCAAATAGAAGTAATTATGATTAAAAGACCTGGCATTGATTATGGAAAAAAATATTCTACGAAAGAAGAAATACTAACCCAATTACAAGGAGAGTTAATCCATGGCTAA